In Maridesulfovibrio sp., a single genomic region encodes these proteins:
- a CDS encoding amino acid ABC transporter substrate-binding protein: MKFIRVISVGLVLMLIAATASASTLENVRKEGFLKCGTHIENPGFSSLDSNGKRVGFDVDFMRAVAAAVNVPEIKFVPLTSKERLPALQSGEIDLLARTTTLTMSRDVKLGLDFTVTTLYDGQGMMVRKSLGVTSAKDLDGASVCLQTGSTTELNISDYFRKNGMKFTPVVFDKQADVRKAYDAGRCDVHTTDISGLAAQRSLMKDPAEHIILPEVISKEPLGPYVRQGDDQWEDIVRWTVWLTMAAEEKGITQANVEEMYADSKDPEVQRMLGKTGSLWTDLGLDDKAPVRILKSVGNYGEIFDRHLGPKTPLRLERGLNAQWTDGGLVYAPPFR, translated from the coding sequence ATGAAATTTATACGTGTAATTTCAGTAGGTCTGGTGCTTATGCTGATCGCTGCCACAGCCAGCGCGAGCACACTTGAAAACGTTCGCAAGGAAGGTTTTCTTAAATGTGGAACCCACATTGAAAACCCGGGATTTTCCTCTTTGGACAGTAACGGCAAGAGAGTCGGTTTTGATGTCGACTTTATGCGTGCAGTCGCTGCCGCAGTAAATGTTCCCGAAATAAAATTTGTTCCCCTGACTTCAAAGGAACGTCTGCCCGCTCTCCAATCCGGAGAAATTGATCTTCTGGCTCGCACCACGACTTTGACCATGAGCCGTGACGTAAAACTAGGACTCGATTTTACCGTCACCACTCTTTACGATGGTCAGGGAATGATGGTTCGCAAATCTCTTGGAGTAACAAGTGCCAAAGATCTGGACGGAGCTTCCGTATGTCTCCAGACCGGTTCTACCACCGAACTCAATATTTCAGATTACTTCCGTAAGAATGGAATGAAGTTTACGCCTGTTGTATTCGATAAACAGGCTGATGTTCGCAAAGCTTATGATGCAGGCCGCTGTGATGTTCATACAACGGATATTTCCGGTCTTGCTGCACAGCGTTCACTCATGAAAGACCCTGCTGAGCACATCATTCTTCCTGAAGTCATTTCCAAGGAACCTCTCGGACCCTATGTCCGTCAGGGTGACGATCAGTGGGAAGATATCGTCCGCTGGACTGTCTGGCTGACTATGGCTGCTGAAGAAAAAGGCATTACACAGGCTAATGTTGAAGAAATGTATGCCGACAGCAAGGATCCTGAAGTCCAGCGTATGCTGGGAAAAACAGGCTCGCTGTGGACAGATTTGGGTCTTGATGACAAGGCTCCTGTACGCATTCTTAAATCTGTGGGCAACTATGGCGAGATTTTTGACCGCCACCTCGGCCCTAAAACCCCTCTCCGCCTTGAAAGAGGCCTGAATGCCCAGTGGACCGACGGCGGTCTGGTTTACGCTCCCCCTTTCCGTTAG
- a CDS encoding ABC transporter permease subunit, translated as MSEKSAPPKVPVWRSPQGRAWIFQICMMTAFLYVAISAYRNALTNLAKRGISSGFGFLSNEAGFRIGEINSIPLPKGGVLWFLVSLIAGLAICKIISRYLKDKNNGPMDSRWFSVCLLISFGLPLLTLYLFRNDIEIVRYSESSSYTLALDTALINTLKVTFIGCVASTVLGLLVALGRLSPNWLLRNLCRWYVELNRNLPVLLQLFFWYFIVFQQLPNVRKSIDIGGWLILNKRGLYIPSLVPLSGAWLFCTAVLAAILGILVLLRRSKRMRNETGTPGKVFLPGLALLVVLPSLAWLITGTPFSLDFPVLKGFNYQGGTGLTPEFSALVVGLSVYVSAFNAEIIRSGIQSVAKGQREAARALAMKERQVMRVVILPQAMRVIVPPMTSEYLAIAKNSSLAVAIGYPDFVSVGGTILNQSGQAIEIVGIWMGVYLCISLLISGGMNWYNNKVRLVER; from the coding sequence ATGTCCGAAAAATCCGCACCTCCGAAAGTTCCGGTCTGGCGCAGCCCGCAAGGCAGGGCCTGGATATTTCAGATCTGTATGATGACAGCGTTTCTGTATGTGGCGATATCCGCTTACAGAAATGCTCTTACAAACCTTGCCAAGCGTGGAATCAGTTCCGGATTCGGTTTTCTTTCCAATGAAGCCGGATTCAGAATCGGTGAGATAAATTCCATACCGCTTCCAAAGGGCGGGGTCCTCTGGTTTCTTGTCAGTCTGATTGCAGGCCTTGCAATATGTAAGATTATTTCACGGTATCTGAAGGATAAAAATAACGGTCCCATGGACAGTCGGTGGTTTTCCGTATGCCTGCTCATAAGTTTCGGACTGCCTTTGCTCACGCTGTACCTGTTCAGAAATGATATCGAGATTGTCCGCTATTCGGAATCTTCAAGCTATACTCTAGCACTGGATACAGCCCTTATAAACACCTTGAAAGTTACGTTTATCGGCTGTGTAGCATCAACTGTCCTAGGACTTCTGGTTGCGCTCGGAAGACTTTCCCCCAACTGGCTTTTACGTAACCTATGCCGCTGGTATGTCGAACTGAACCGCAACCTCCCTGTTCTGCTGCAACTGTTTTTCTGGTATTTTATCGTCTTCCAACAGCTTCCGAATGTGCGCAAATCAATTGATATAGGCGGCTGGCTGATCCTTAATAAACGCGGACTTTATATACCGTCACTCGTACCCCTGTCCGGGGCCTGGTTGTTCTGTACAGCCGTTCTCGCGGCCATTCTGGGCATTCTGGTTCTCCTCAGACGTTCAAAACGCATGCGCAATGAAACAGGGACTCCGGGCAAAGTGTTCCTGCCGGGACTTGCGCTGCTGGTTGTCCTCCCTTCACTTGCCTGGTTAATCACCGGTACTCCATTCAGCCTCGATTTTCCGGTTCTTAAAGGATTTAATTATCAGGGCGGAACCGGGCTTACTCCTGAATTTTCCGCCCTTGTTGTCGGACTGAGTGTCTACGTATCCGCCTTCAATGCCGAAATAATCCGTTCCGGAATTCAATCTGTAGCCAAGGGACAACGGGAAGCCGCGCGTGCTCTGGCCATGAAAGAACGTCAGGTAATGCGGGTGGTTATTCTGCCGCAGGCTATGAGGGTTATTGTCCCGCCGATGACAAGTGAATATCTGGCCATTGCCAAAAACAGTTCTCTGGCCGTTGCGATAGGTTACCCGGATTTTGTCAGCGTCGGCGGAACCATTTTAAATCAGTCAGGGCAGGCAATTGAAATTGTCGGAATCTGGATGGGGGTTTATCTGTGTATTTCCCTGCTTATTTCCGGCGGAATGAACTGGTACAATAATAAAGTCAGGCTGGTGGAGAGATAG
- a CDS encoding amino acid ABC transporter permease, giving the protein MVKEIPDRLPPAKNIGFIGWIRNNLLCPWYNAVLTFSTAFIVYILVKPFWNWAVVNASISLDPEVAKQSSGAAWGFIREMWPVFMTGIYPAADRWRPLVALALVILLICLSMAGKLRSTRWLRALWIISPFVVYGLVHGGAFSGLPVVESHYWGGLMLTVILAVVAMIAAFPIAVLLALGRTSDMPVAKPFCIAYIELVRGVPLITILFMASVVLPLFLPGDVKLDKVLRAMVGITMFFSAYLAENIRGGLQGISKGQYEAADALGMSYWKKTIVVILPQALRIVIPPMVNNFIGILKDTSLVGIVGLVDLLQVAFATTSNPKWFGRLEEAYVFVAFWYWVLCFALSSYSRHLENKIPSADK; this is encoded by the coding sequence ATGGTTAAAGAAATTCCGGATAGACTTCCGCCTGCTAAAAACATCGGTTTTATCGGCTGGATACGCAACAATCTTTTGTGCCCATGGTACAACGCCGTACTGACTTTCAGTACCGCCTTCATTGTTTACATTCTGGTCAAACCGTTTTGGAACTGGGCGGTTGTAAACGCTTCCATTTCACTTGACCCGGAAGTGGCGAAGCAATCCAGCGGCGCCGCATGGGGATTTATACGCGAGATGTGGCCGGTCTTCATGACCGGGATTTATCCGGCAGCGGATCGTTGGCGTCCGCTTGTTGCTCTTGCCCTGGTCATTCTGCTGATCTGTTTGAGCATGGCCGGGAAATTACGCTCCACACGATGGCTCCGCGCCTTATGGATTATTTCTCCTTTTGTTGTTTACGGCCTTGTGCACGGCGGTGCTTTCAGCGGTCTTCCGGTAGTGGAATCTCACTACTGGGGCGGTCTTATGCTTACAGTTATTCTGGCAGTAGTGGCCATGATTGCCGCATTCCCCATTGCCGTTCTTCTTGCGCTTGGCCGGACTTCGGACATGCCGGTGGCTAAGCCGTTTTGCATTGCTTATATTGAACTGGTCAGGGGTGTCCCGCTGATAACAATCCTTTTTATGGCCTCGGTTGTTCTGCCTTTGTTCCTGCCGGGTGATGTAAAACTCGATAAAGTGCTTAGGGCAATGGTCGGTATAACCATGTTCTTTTCCGCTTATCTGGCAGAAAACATTCGCGGCGGACTTCAGGGAATATCCAAAGGGCAGTATGAAGCTGCGGATGCATTGGGCATGAGCTACTGGAAAAAGACTATTGTGGTCATTCTTCCTCAGGCATTACGCATTGTAATACCTCCGATGGTCAATAATTTCATAGGGATACTCAAAGACACATCTCTCGTCGGAATCGTCGGCCTTGTGGACCTTCTGCAGGTTGCTTTTGCTACAACTTCAAATCCAAAATGGTTCGGACGTCTTGAAGAAGCTTATGTTTTTGTGGCCTTCTGGTACTGGGTGCTTTGTTTTGCTCTTTCCAGTTACAGCCGCCATCTTGAAAATAAAATACCATCCGCAGACAAATAG
- a CDS encoding amino acid ABC transporter ATP-binding protein, with translation MQRTHPHDALHLAESPAVIKIRGLNKWYGQFHVLKDINLEVRQGERVVVCGPSGSGKSTLIRTINRLEEHQEGTIEVKGTTLTNDVRKIEMIRREVGMVFQQFNLFPHLSILENVISGPVHVRNMPRKQAEEIAMTYLKRVGIAEQADKFPGQLSGGQQQRVAIARALAMQPKIMLFDEPTSALDPEMIKEVLDVMRELAEQGMTMICVTHEMGFAREVSDTMVFMDKGQVVEYSPVKEFFAAPKEERSRLFLEQILNH, from the coding sequence GTGCAAAGAACTCATCCCCATGATGCTCTGCATCTGGCAGAAAGTCCGGCGGTAATAAAAATTCGCGGATTGAATAAGTGGTACGGCCAGTTCCATGTCCTGAAAGACATCAATCTTGAAGTCCGCCAGGGTGAACGTGTTGTTGTCTGCGGACCTTCCGGCTCAGGCAAATCGACCCTTATAAGAACCATCAACCGCCTTGAAGAACATCAGGAAGGAACAATCGAAGTCAAGGGAACCACTTTGACCAACGATGTCCGTAAAATTGAGATGATCAGACGCGAAGTCGGCATGGTATTTCAGCAATTCAACCTGTTTCCGCATCTTTCCATATTGGAAAATGTAATTTCCGGTCCGGTTCATGTGCGCAACATGCCGCGTAAGCAGGCTGAAGAAATTGCAATGACCTATCTCAAACGAGTGGGAATTGCCGAGCAGGCGGATAAATTTCCCGGCCAGCTTTCAGGTGGACAACAGCAGCGGGTGGCCATAGCCAGAGCTCTGGCCATGCAGCCCAAAATCATGCTTTTCGATGAACCGACTTCTGCCCTTGACCCCGAAATGATCAAGGAAGTTCTGGATGTTATGCGCGAACTGGCTGAGCAGGGAATGACCATGATCTGCGTTACCCACGAGATGGGATTTGCCAGAGAGGTGTCTGATACAATGGTTTTTATGGATAAAGGACAGGTAGTTGAATATTCACCTGTTAAAGAGTTTTTTGCCGCACCGAAAGAAGAACGCAGCAGACTTTTCCTTGAGCAGATTTTAAATCATTAA
- a CDS encoding glycerophosphodiester phosphodiesterase family protein, whose translation MSKLKLINDTPLIWGHRGARALAPENTLRAMRKGHDAGADGWEIDVQTTADGELIILHDLNLLRTTNAGVHPVMSGKKFPLPWLATLEELKQLSADIFPRRFCPPHYAEKPWLDMPTTVSNDVCIPTLGEVLQLADKLGMWVNIEIKDLSRAVPAKIEHDIVERVLKSVDLYSMNDKVLLSSFNHSYMKRSKVLNPKILTGLLTEHKFSKDPVALLKENKADAWHPGFRFLTADIIAAVRECGTAINPYTVNEPDDVARLAKWGVTGLVTDNPVLAINELNKRT comes from the coding sequence TTGTCGAAATTAAAACTTATTAACGATACCCCCCTGATCTGGGGGCATCGCGGTGCTCGGGCTCTTGCTCCCGAAAACACATTGCGTGCCATGCGTAAGGGGCATGATGCCGGAGCGGACGGATGGGAAATTGATGTACAGACTACAGCTGACGGGGAGCTTATCATTCTGCATGACTTGAATCTGCTGCGCACCACGAATGCAGGGGTTCATCCTGTCATGTCGGGCAAGAAATTTCCCCTGCCATGGCTGGCGACATTGGAGGAGCTTAAGCAGCTCTCGGCTGACATTTTCCCACGCAGATTCTGTCCTCCTCATTATGCGGAAAAACCCTGGCTGGATATGCCTACGACAGTCTCAAATGATGTCTGCATCCCCACTCTCGGCGAAGTTCTGCAACTTGCAGACAAACTCGGCATGTGGGTAAATATCGAGATCAAGGACCTTTCCAGGGCTGTGCCAGCAAAGATTGAACATGACATTGTAGAAAGGGTACTCAAGAGCGTTGACTTGTATTCCATGAATGACAAGGTGCTCCTTTCTTCATTTAACCACTCCTATATGAAGCGAAGTAAGGTGTTGAATCCGAAAATCCTGACCGGACTTTTGACTGAGCACAAATTCAGCAAAGATCCTGTTGCGCTGCTCAAAGAAAATAAAGCCGATGCATGGCATCCCGGATTCCGATTTCTGACAGCAGACATCATTGCTGCGGTCCGAGAATGCGGAACAGCTATCAATCCGTACACTGTAAATGAACCGGACGATGTGGCTCGCCTTGCGAAATGGGGAGTTACAGGCCTTGTTACCGATAACCCTGTTCTTGCGATAAACGAACTTAATAAACGAACATAG
- a CDS encoding cyclophilin-like fold protein → MLKLFIFCASLLCFIAVPAIAAEAEKGIRVKITVQGHVLKATFIDNETTRALIAKFPLTVSMMDLYSREMCYRFPDALPANEASTSGYDVGDIVYWTPRHSFVIMYEQNGERISNLQKIGHIESGVEIFRKTGDIDVTFELVDN, encoded by the coding sequence ATGTTAAAATTATTTATTTTTTGCGCTTCACTTCTCTGTTTTATAGCAGTGCCGGCCATAGCTGCAGAAGCGGAAAAAGGCATACGGGTCAAGATAACCGTGCAAGGTCACGTGCTGAAAGCAACGTTCATTGATAATGAGACAACAAGAGCGCTTATAGCCAAATTCCCGCTGACAGTTTCGATGATGGATCTTTATTCCCGCGAAATGTGTTATCGCTTCCCTGATGCGTTACCCGCGAATGAAGCCAGCACCAGCGGTTACGACGTTGGGGACATTGTGTATTGGACCCCGAGACACAGTTTCGTCATCATGTATGAACAGAATGGTGAACGAATCAGCAATTTACAAAAGATCGGCCATATCGAATCCGGTGTAGAAATATTCCGAAAGACCGGAGATATTGATGTTACCTTTGAGTTAGTGGATAATTAA
- a CDS encoding PQQ-binding-like beta-propeller repeat protein produces MEEKLIPDRALSPKTLQRQNMNISDSTGNSRHSLTLTAVSLIAVLSILIVFASPCMATPGSLIWNFAPETGKAYPPAIGSDGILYVGGSDGVLYALKTDKTEKWKYQTTGEIYSPPTIGSDGTIYVGASDQILYALNSDGSEKWKYQAGSSIGYSPAIGNDGTIYVATNDGKLYAVNSDGSEKWIYDSGKRFNSAPVIGPDGTVYVEASDDNLYAIQPDGTLKWTYEASGSVYFPPAIGSNGVIYFGSDGADQNLYAVRPDGTLKWKFKTDTGISSSPAIGSGGVIYFGTAGAADDDQDGYLYALNADGSERWKYTTEGYVGSPAIASDGTIYIHTLNSKLYAIKADGSLKWSADTSRTTTSVSPAIGNDGTIYYILNPGFDAQYLRASEGDSGGLANTEWPRSQKDNQNTGASESGSVFPSETQADGVSVSISESVAKEMDGTELTSKYNSGGFTPKSNVDSFNATIDINGGCATFRISSATIPTGKVSDLTLMKFYNTNGTSKEYSNYALTGPEYNIDGYWWVTDADGNHLAQTDDTTLGTEYFIYFVIKDNGSFDEDRDLGEISDPVAVGTSTSSGSASSTGCTLNPQATFSVEWLLLLLAPLGFRLRHIFKR; encoded by the coding sequence ATGGAGGAAAAATTAATTCCCGACCGGGCATTAAGTCCAAAAACTTTGCAGAGGCAGAACATGAACATCTCAGACTCCACCGGAAACTCTCGCCACTCCCTTACACTGACGGCAGTAAGCTTAATTGCAGTTCTATCCATTCTAATAGTATTTGCTTCCCCCTGTATGGCAACACCGGGAAGTTTAATATGGAATTTTGCACCAGAGACGGGAAAGGCATATCCCCCTGCAATCGGCAGTGATGGAATTCTTTATGTGGGTGGCTCAGATGGGGTCTTATACGCTCTCAAAACTGATAAAACGGAGAAATGGAAGTATCAAACTACGGGCGAAATCTATTCCCCACCGACAATCGGTAGTGACGGAACTATTTATGTCGGAGCATCTGACCAGATATTGTACGCTTTAAATTCAGACGGCAGCGAAAAATGGAAATACCAAGCAGGCAGTTCAATCGGCTATTCTCCGGCCATAGGAAACGACGGGACCATATATGTAGCAACAAACGATGGTAAACTGTATGCCGTAAACTCTGATGGTTCCGAAAAATGGATATATGACTCAGGCAAAAGGTTCAACTCTGCTCCGGTGATAGGGCCGGACGGGACTGTTTATGTAGAAGCAAGCGACGATAATTTATATGCAATCCAACCCGACGGCACACTTAAATGGACATATGAGGCAAGTGGATCCGTATATTTTCCTCCTGCCATCGGCAGCAATGGTGTCATCTACTTCGGCTCGGATGGAGCTGACCAGAATCTGTATGCAGTCAGGCCTGACGGAACACTGAAATGGAAATTTAAAACAGATACCGGAATTTCCTCTTCGCCGGCTATAGGCAGTGGGGGCGTTATTTATTTCGGAACAGCAGGCGCGGCAGATGACGATCAGGACGGTTATTTATATGCTTTGAATGCTGACGGCAGTGAAAGATGGAAATATACCACAGAAGGTTATGTAGGCTCACCGGCCATTGCCAGCGATGGAACCATCTATATTCATACACTTAATTCTAAATTATACGCTATAAAGGCTGATGGGTCGCTGAAATGGAGTGCGGATACTTCAAGAACAACAACCAGCGTATCCCCGGCCATAGGTAATGATGGAACAATTTATTATATCTTGAATCCGGGGTTCGATGCTCAATATTTGCGCGCATCAGAAGGGGATTCCGGTGGTCTTGCGAATACTGAATGGCCCAGGTCCCAAAAAGACAACCAGAATACCGGAGCCAGTGAGTCCGGCAGCGTCTTTCCAAGTGAAACCCAGGCGGACGGGGTAAGTGTCAGTATTTCCGAAAGCGTTGCCAAAGAAATGGACGGCACCGAACTTACTTCAAAATACAATTCCGGCGGATTTACACCCAAAAGTAATGTTGATTCCTTCAACGCCACCATTGATATAAATGGCGGCTGCGCTACTTTCAGGATCAGTTCCGCTACCATCCCGACCGGCAAGGTCTCCGACCTGACCCTGATGAAATTCTACAACACCAACGGGACATCCAAGGAATATAGTAATTACGCCCTGACCGGACCGGAATACAATATCGATGGCTACTGGTGGGTGACAGACGCAGATGGCAACCATCTGGCTCAAACGGACGACACCACACTGGGTACTGAGTATTTCATCTATTTTGTAATCAAGGATAACGGCAGCTTTGACGAAGACCGCGATCTCGGTGAAATATCTGACCCGGTGGCTGTTGGAACCAGCACAAGTTCCGGTTCCGCTTCCTCCACAGGCTGCACGCTGAATCCGCAGGCAACCTTCAGTGTTGAATGGTTGCTGCTTCTGCTGGCCCCGTTGGGCTTTCGCCTGCGCCACATATTTAAAAGATAA
- a CDS encoding glycosyltransferase: protein MPRFLPCGEVCIAVTAYNRSAHTRRTIESIWEHAGCDFTLCVVDNSSTDDTWDTLCELREQGLVHKAYRFTKNMGPAVATNYVWSQFTAPYYLRLDNDIFFSKDGWLKEMCELGKKHKDVSVLSYPIFYNSDHYKVVPTMYGEELLDRVDFKGSHPGGIFFMDYFSFKEMGPWNEDYGSYGAEDGDYCVRIDLQDRKRFYINCFDWGSHDDFSAEDNEKYIVSKNIRQKSHKRYGGLFQINNLMYHFKLRSLRVNRKYDARTEGDDVSFFLNREYSSRITRLQSEIRKAMKIAEDNGNEIDRINRSILVKLVKSVAPGSKIDVADDSY, encoded by the coding sequence ATGCCACGTTTTTTGCCCTGCGGTGAAGTCTGTATTGCTGTTACCGCATACAATCGTAGTGCTCATACTCGGCGTACAATTGAATCCATATGGGAGCATGCCGGATGCGATTTCACGCTATGCGTTGTAGATAATTCAAGTACTGACGACACCTGGGATACCCTTTGCGAACTTCGTGAACAGGGGCTGGTTCATAAGGCGTACCGTTTTACCAAGAATATGGGGCCGGCTGTGGCGACCAATTACGTATGGTCGCAGTTCACAGCTCCTTATTATCTTAGGCTGGACAATGACATCTTTTTTTCCAAGGACGGCTGGCTAAAAGAAATGTGTGAACTGGGCAAAAAACACAAAGATGTCAGCGTCCTTTCATATCCGATTTTTTATAATTCAGACCATTATAAGGTCGTCCCCACCATGTACGGAGAAGAGCTTTTGGATCGGGTTGATTTCAAAGGCAGTCATCCCGGAGGAATTTTTTTCATGGACTATTTTTCGTTTAAGGAAATGGGGCCGTGGAATGAAGATTACGGCTCATACGGGGCTGAAGACGGGGATTACTGTGTACGTATCGATCTGCAGGACAGGAAACGCTTCTATATCAATTGCTTCGACTGGGGAAGCCATGATGATTTCAGTGCCGAGGACAATGAAAAATATATTGTATCAAAAAACATCCGTCAGAAGTCCCATAAACGGTATGGGGGACTTTTTCAGATCAATAATCTTATGTACCATTTCAAACTGCGCAGCCTTCGTGTAAACCGCAAATATGATGCCCGGACTGAAGGTGACGACGTATCTTTTTTCCTCAACAGGGAATATTCATCCCGCATAACCCGGTTGCAATCAGAGATTCGCAAAGCAATGAAAATTGCAGAGGACAACGGAAACGAAATAGATCGTATCAATCGTTCCATTTTAGTTAAACTGGTCAAATCCGTTGCGCCCGGGTCGAAAATTGATGTTGCGGATGACAGTTATTAA
- a CDS encoding 1,4-dihydroxy-2-naphthoate polyprenyltransferase yields MESSISALFVLWMTVLCDDACFVFPSGLVKARVLPISLYNQRNVMKIKLKSWFLAIRPKTLSAAICPVLVGTSLAVQDDTFKFIPAFLCLLFALLIQIGTNFANDYYDFIKGADTEERQGPKRVTASGLISLKKMKIMTAAVFLLAFVVGFGLVPYGGWKLLVVGIISIALGYGYTAGPFPLAYLGLGEIFVMIFFGWVAVGFTYMVQAGGFNFTVLLAGTAVGALSTNLLVVNNLRDVDTDTKADKRTLAVRFGRKFTANEYRTWFALAVVCTIVMAMILKSFLLLLPLVVVPFGMKLCVKIGNPQTGPVYIAMLGQTSLIMVLYCILMSLSLILI; encoded by the coding sequence ATGGAATCTTCAATTAGCGCGCTGTTTGTTTTATGGATGACTGTGCTGTGCGATGATGCGTGCTTTGTTTTCCCATCAGGATTGGTCAAGGCGCGCGTGTTACCAATAAGCCTTTATAATCAACGAAATGTTATGAAAATTAAATTGAAATCATGGTTTCTGGCTATCCGACCGAAAACACTTTCGGCAGCCATATGCCCGGTTCTGGTCGGAACCTCTCTGGCTGTGCAGGACGATACCTTCAAGTTTATCCCGGCATTTCTGTGCCTTCTGTTTGCCCTGTTGATCCAGATCGGTACCAATTTCGCAAATGACTATTATGACTTTATAAAAGGTGCTGATACGGAGGAACGCCAGGGACCAAAGCGGGTCACCGCTTCCGGGTTGATCTCGCTTAAAAAAATGAAAATCATGACAGCCGCGGTCTTTTTACTGGCTTTCGTGGTTGGATTTGGTCTTGTCCCTTATGGCGGCTGGAAGCTGCTGGTCGTGGGTATCATTTCCATTGCGCTGGGCTACGGTTATACCGCCGGTCCCTTTCCTCTGGCCTACCTGGGGCTGGGCGAAATTTTCGTAATGATATTCTTTGGGTGGGTGGCAGTCGGTTTTACCTACATGGTACAGGCCGGAGGCTTTAATTTCACCGTACTTTTGGCGGGAACGGCAGTAGGCGCTTTGAGCACAAATTTGCTTGTAGTGAATAATCTCCGTGATGTGGATACGGACACGAAAGCCGATAAGCGCACTCTTGCTGTTCGTTTCGGAAGAAAGTTTACTGCAAATGAATACCGAACATGGTTTGCGCTCGCAGTAGTCTGCACCATTGTTATGGCAATGATTTTGAAATCATTTTTGTTGCTTCTCCCCTTGGTTGTTGTGCCGTTCGGTATGAAACTTTGCGTAAAAATAGGGAATCCGCAGACCGGGCCGGTTTATATCGCCATGCTGGGCCAGACCTCTTTAATTATGGTTTTGTATTGTATTCTGATGAGTTTAAGTCTGATTTTAATCTGA
- a CDS encoding DJ-1/PfpI family protein, with protein sequence MFLIIAAKYVLFYFVSMKKQMEFFFYQGILALDVTGPLDVFHAADLLLARGGRSGEGYELIFSATEPGPVSTSSGLRFCADTTPGKHVIDTLLVPGGPEAEKAATDPANILSIRSASQKAVRTVSVCSGAFLLAAAGLLDGRRATTHWAETDRFAELYPDIRLEPDAIYVQDGNVSTSAGVTAGIDLALALVENDYGSSLAIEVARLLLLYRKRPGNQSQFSTTLALQAKVGKRFKPLLDWLENNLDKKFTVDQLAEKANMSPRSFARIFPSETGMSPGRFVEQLRIDRARELLESGAQELEWVADKSGFGREERLRRAFQRRLGLSPAQYRAHFMKGA encoded by the coding sequence GTGTTTTTAATTATTGCAGCCAAATACGTTCTTTTCTATTTTGTCTCCATGAAGAAGCAGATGGAATTTTTTTTCTATCAAGGCATACTCGCGCTTGATGTTACCGGACCGCTTGATGTTTTTCATGCGGCCGACCTGTTGCTGGCTCGTGGCGGGAGATCGGGGGAGGGGTATGAGTTGATTTTTTCCGCTACCGAACCCGGCCCCGTGTCGACCTCATCCGGCTTGCGGTTTTGTGCTGACACAACCCCCGGAAAGCACGTGATTGATACGCTTTTGGTCCCGGGGGGACCGGAGGCAGAAAAGGCTGCGACTGATCCGGCCAATATTTTGTCTATTCGTAGTGCCTCACAGAAAGCAGTGCGAACAGTATCTGTTTGCAGCGGAGCGTTTTTATTGGCCGCGGCAGGGCTTCTGGACGGTCGGCGAGCTACCACACATTGGGCTGAGACCGACAGATTTGCCGAGCTTTACCCGGATATCCGTTTAGAACCTGATGCCATTTATGTTCAGGACGGCAACGTATCCACCAGTGCCGGGGTAACTGCGGGAATTGATCTTGCCCTTGCCCTGGTCGAAAACGACTATGGGTCTTCATTGGCTATCGAAGTTGCTCGACTTTTACTGCTCTACCGCAAGCGTCCGGGAAACCAGAGTCAGTTCAGCACAACACTGGCTCTGCAGGCGAAGGTTGGAAAACGGTTCAAGCCTCTTCTTGATTGGCTTGAAAACAATCTGGATAAAAAATTTACAGTGGACCAGCTGGCGGAAAAGGCCAATATGAGTCCACGATCCTTTGCTCGCATCTTCCCTTCGGAAACAGGAATGAGTCCGGGCCGTTTTGTTGAGCAGCTGCGGATCGATCGCGCACGGGAACTGCTTGAATCTGGAGCGCAGGAACTTGAATGGGTAGCGGACAAATCCGGTTTCGGTCGTGAGGAACGTTTACGACGGGCCTTCCAGCGAAGACTTGGACTCAGCCCTGCGCAATATCGGGCCCATTTTATGAAAGGGGCATAG